The following are encoded together in the Pseudoalteromonas shioyasakiensis genome:
- a CDS encoding homoserine O-succinyltransferase produces MPITVKDELPAIAKLRQENVFVMPKSRAKTQEIRPMRLAILNLMPNKVETEVQFIRLLANSPLQVNVELLRLDTHRTSSNSEQHMDTFYRYFSEVKDNNYDAMIVTGAPLAHLEYDEVAYWDELKIILDWAEQHVTSTLFSCWAAHAGLYHHYGLKRDLKPNKLSGVFTHKSYFDHAALTRGFDDTFLVPHSRYGHIDIDKITACDELVVLAGSERVGAYLIKNKSGSQVYITGHPEYDAHTLKGEYLRDQEKSADAPKPENYFPDDNPDNEPSKTWQSHAFLLFSNWLNYYVYQTTPYDINLVSQDVRTNNYAE; encoded by the coding sequence ATGCCCATTACAGTAAAAGATGAATTGCCTGCCATTGCAAAGTTACGTCAAGAAAACGTGTTTGTAATGCCAAAAAGTCGTGCTAAAACGCAAGAAATCCGCCCAATGCGTTTGGCCATCTTAAACTTAATGCCAAACAAAGTTGAAACCGAAGTGCAGTTTATTCGCTTGTTAGCAAACTCACCGCTGCAAGTTAATGTTGAGCTGTTGCGCTTAGATACCCATCGCACCAGTAGTAACTCTGAGCAGCACATGGATACGTTTTATCGTTATTTTTCAGAAGTGAAAGATAATAACTACGATGCCATGATTGTAACGGGCGCACCGCTTGCTCATTTAGAGTATGACGAAGTTGCTTACTGGGACGAACTAAAAATTATTTTAGATTGGGCAGAGCAGCATGTTACGTCTACGCTGTTTTCGTGTTGGGCGGCCCATGCTGGGCTTTATCATCACTATGGCCTTAAACGTGATCTGAAACCAAACAAACTCAGTGGCGTATTTACCCATAAAAGCTATTTTGACCATGCAGCGCTAACGCGTGGCTTTGATGATACCTTTTTAGTGCCGCATTCTCGTTATGGTCATATTGATATCGATAAGATCACTGCCTGCGATGAGCTCGTAGTGTTAGCCGGATCAGAGCGAGTAGGTGCCTACTTAATTAAAAATAAATCAGGTAGCCAAGTGTATATTACTGGCCATCCAGAGTACGATGCTCATACCTTAAAAGGGGAGTATTTACGCGACCAAGAAAAATCAGCGGATGCACCTAAGCCAGAAAATTACTTCCCTGACGATAACCCAGATAACGAACCGTCGAAAACGTGGCAAAGTCATGCCTTTTTATTGTTTTCGAATTGGTTAAACTATTATGTGTACCAAACTACACCGTATGATATTAACTTAGTTAGCCAAGATGTAAGGACTAACAACTATGCCGAGTAA
- a CDS encoding homocysteine S-methyltransferase family protein, with product MPSNAVNKREQLTEALKQRILILDGAMGTMIQEHKLEEQDYRGERFKDWHVLIKGNNDLLSLTQPKIIADIHRAYLEAGADIIETNTFNATTISMEDYDMASLSREINLESAKLARSVCDELEAKDPSKPRYVAGVLGPTSKTCSISPDVNDPGYRNINFDKLVAAYVESTLALMEGGADLILIETIFDTLNAKAASFAVEEAFEQAGRSLPVMISGTITDASGRTLSGQTTEAFYNSIRHIKPLSIGLNCALGPDLLRQYVEELSRVCETFTSVHPNAGLPNEFGEYDLEATEMAKEIIDWGKFGFINIVGGCCGTTPAHIKAFAKGLEGVKPRQLPELEVRMRLSGLEACNLN from the coding sequence ATGCCGAGTAATGCAGTGAATAAACGCGAACAATTAACCGAGGCGCTAAAACAGCGAATTTTAATCCTCGATGGCGCGATGGGCACCATGATCCAAGAACATAAATTAGAAGAACAGGATTATCGCGGTGAGCGCTTTAAAGACTGGCATGTACTTATTAAAGGCAATAACGATTTATTAAGCCTGACTCAGCCAAAAATCATTGCTGATATTCACCGTGCTTATTTAGAAGCTGGTGCCGATATCATTGAAACCAACACCTTTAATGCCACGACTATTTCGATGGAAGATTACGATATGGCGAGCCTTAGCCGCGAAATCAACCTCGAGTCAGCGAAGCTTGCCCGCAGCGTGTGTGATGAACTTGAAGCAAAAGATCCTAGCAAACCGCGTTATGTAGCTGGTGTACTTGGGCCAACGTCAAAAACCTGTTCTATTTCACCAGATGTAAATGACCCAGGTTATCGTAATATCAACTTTGATAAGCTGGTGGCTGCCTATGTTGAGTCAACACTGGCATTAATGGAAGGTGGTGCTGATCTTATTTTAATAGAAACCATCTTTGATACCCTTAATGCTAAAGCGGCTTCGTTTGCTGTAGAAGAAGCATTCGAGCAAGCTGGTCGCAGTTTGCCTGTGATGATCTCAGGCACCATTACCGATGCCTCTGGCCGTACTTTATCAGGGCAAACAACCGAAGCATTTTATAACTCAATTCGTCATATTAAACCGCTATCAATCGGCCTTAACTGCGCCCTTGGCCCAGACTTACTGCGCCAGTATGTTGAAGAGCTATCGCGCGTTTGTGAAACCTTTACCTCGGTGCATCCAAATGCAGGATTACCAAACGAATTTGGTGAATATGATTTAGAAGCCACTGAAATGGCTAAAGAAATTATCGATTGGGGCAAATTTGGCTTTATCAACATTGTAGGTGGTTGTTGTGGCACCACACCGGCTCATATTAAGGCGTTTGCGAAAGGCCTTGAAGGTGTTAAACCTCGCCAATTACCTGAGCTTGAAGTGCGTATGCGCTTATCTGGCCTTGAAGCGTGTAACTTAAACTAG
- the cyoE gene encoding heme o synthase — protein sequence MFRRYLNVTKPGIIMGNLISVAGGFLLASRGDVDPWLMIATLLGLSLVVASGCAINNVIDRDIDVAMARTRKRVTVTGEMSAKAAMAHGIVLGVIGFGLLAVYTNVVALLFATFGYVIYVGVYSLYMKRRSVYGTFVGSLSGAVPPVVGYCAVTGQFDAGAVILLVMFSLWQMPHSYAIAIFRYNDYQAARIPVLPVAQGIEKAKHHIVLYIAVYALVVMLLTISGYTGLAFMAVACTTSFWWLLMALRGYRRNIDVSGWARQVFAFSIVNITVLSIAMALDYHSVAPQLLVLT from the coding sequence GTGTTTCGACGTTATTTAAATGTCACTAAACCTGGCATTATCATGGGCAATTTGATCTCTGTCGCGGGGGGATTCTTGCTAGCCTCTCGTGGTGATGTTGACCCATGGTTAATGATCGCAACCTTACTAGGGTTATCTTTAGTAGTGGCATCAGGATGCGCGATCAATAACGTAATTGATCGTGATATTGATGTTGCTATGGCGCGCACTCGCAAACGCGTCACAGTGACTGGCGAAATGTCAGCAAAGGCGGCTATGGCACATGGCATCGTGCTTGGTGTTATTGGTTTCGGGTTATTAGCTGTGTATACCAACGTAGTGGCACTCTTATTTGCTACTTTTGGTTACGTCATCTACGTAGGTGTTTACAGCTTATACATGAAACGTCGTTCTGTGTACGGCACCTTTGTAGGAAGTTTATCTGGCGCAGTACCGCCTGTTGTGGGTTATTGTGCCGTAACTGGGCAGTTTGATGCTGGTGCTGTGATTTTATTGGTTATGTTTAGTCTATGGCAAATGCCTCATTCATATGCAATTGCAATCTTTCGTTATAACGACTACCAAGCGGCCAGAATTCCTGTGTTACCAGTAGCGCAGGGGATCGAGAAGGCAAAGCATCACATTGTTTTATATATCGCCGTGTATGCGTTGGTTGTGATGTTATTAACCATTAGTGGTTATACAGGTTTAGCCTTTATGGCTGTAGCCTGTACAACGAGTTTTTGGTGGTTGCTAATGGCGCTTCGTGGCTATCGTCGCAATATTGATGTCAGCGGCTGGGCGCGCCAAGTGTTTGCTTTTTCAATTGTAAACATCACGGTTTTGAGCATAGCTATGGCTTTAGATTACCATTCGGTAGCTCCACAGCTACTTGTTTTAACTTAG
- a CDS encoding histone deacetylase family protein, with protein MQLNPHLPLVYHPNYSFSFDPNHRFVMSKFAYLYEHVQNLGLINDNLTQPMLGSPEPLELVHCENYINDLWHNRLDEKAMRRIGLPWSKELMARTFTAPLGTLQTARLALKHGIACHLAGGTHHAHTDFGSGYCMVNDLAFTSETLIKSGEVTNILIFDLDVHQGDGTAAMLAHQPYAYTCSIHCEKNFPFRKSASDLDIGLAPNVADSEYLGVVDDTLSYLLNTLNPDLVLYDAGVDVWLQDGLGKLDISWQGIVQRDHLVLKRCLEHNVPVATVIGGGYDKDHRRLAARHGIVVEQAARF; from the coding sequence ATGCAGTTAAATCCCCACTTACCCTTGGTGTATCACCCAAATTACTCGTTTAGTTTCGATCCTAACCATCGCTTTGTGATGAGTAAGTTTGCTTATTTATATGAGCATGTACAAAACCTTGGATTAATAAATGACAACCTAACTCAACCGATGCTTGGCAGCCCTGAGCCTCTTGAATTAGTGCACTGCGAAAACTACATCAACGACCTTTGGCACAACCGCTTAGATGAAAAAGCGATGCGCCGTATTGGCTTACCTTGGTCAAAAGAGCTAATGGCACGTACCTTTACCGCGCCTCTGGGCACCTTACAAACAGCACGTTTAGCCCTTAAACATGGCATCGCTTGTCACTTAGCGGGGGGCACTCATCATGCCCATACCGATTTTGGCTCAGGCTATTGCATGGTAAACGACCTCGCTTTCACCAGCGAAACCCTAATAAAAAGTGGTGAAGTAACCAATATACTTATTTTTGATTTAGATGTTCATCAAGGTGATGGTACCGCAGCAATGCTGGCGCATCAGCCCTATGCTTATACCTGCTCTATTCACTGTGAAAAGAATTTTCCATTTCGAAAATCAGCCAGCGATTTAGACATAGGTTTAGCACCGAATGTCGCTGATAGTGAATACCTAGGCGTTGTTGACGATACGCTGAGTTATTTATTAAACACCCTAAACCCAGATTTAGTGCTTTATGATGCAGGTGTAGATGTGTGGCTGCAAGATGGCTTAGGAAAACTTGATATAAGCTGGCAAGGGATAGTGCAACGCGACCATTTAGTCCTCAAGCGTTGCCTTGAGCACAATGTACCTGTCGCAACAGTAATTGGTGGTGGTTATGATAAAGACCATCGCCGTTTAGCGGCTCGCCATGGCATTGTAGTTGAACAAGCTGCTCGTTTTTAA
- the ettA gene encoding energy-dependent translational throttle protein EttA has product MVLPDKFIFSMSRVSKVVPPKRTILKDISLHFFPGAKIGVLGLNGAGKSTLLRIMAGVDQDFEGEARPQPGTKIGYLPQEPQLDESKTVRETVEEAVSEVKNALNRLDEVYNEYAMDGADFDALAKEQGELEAIIQAHDGHNIDNVLERAADALRLPPWDAKIEHLSGGERRRVAICRLLLEKPDMLILDEPTNHLDAESVAWLERFLHDYEGTVVAVTHDRYFLDNVAGWILELDRGEGIPWEGNYSSWLEQKDLRLQQEQKSEKARQKSIAQELEWVRSNPKGRQAKSKARMAQFSELQQNDYQKRNETNELFIPPGPRLGDQVIEVKGLKKSFGDRVLIDDLNFAMPKGAIVGIIGANGAGKSTLFKMLSGEETPDSGEILVGDTVELATVDQFRGDMDESNTVFQEISNGQDVLKIGNFEFPSRAYVGRFNFKGNDQQKFVKDLSGGERNRLHLAKLLKAGGNVLLLDEPTNDLDVETLRALENAILEFPGCVMCISHDRWFLDRIATHILDYRDEGQINFFDGNYTEYEEWLKKTLGAEAAQPKRIKYKKIG; this is encoded by the coding sequence ATGGTGTTACCAGACAAGTTTATATTCTCGATGAGTCGAGTTTCTAAGGTTGTGCCACCTAAGCGCACTATCTTAAAAGATATTTCTTTACACTTTTTCCCAGGCGCAAAAATTGGTGTGCTAGGTCTAAACGGTGCAGGTAAATCAACGTTACTTCGCATTATGGCTGGTGTTGACCAAGACTTTGAAGGTGAAGCTCGCCCTCAACCAGGCACTAAAATCGGTTACTTACCGCAAGAACCGCAGCTAGACGAAAGCAAAACAGTTCGCGAAACAGTAGAAGAAGCAGTTAGCGAAGTTAAAAATGCACTAAACCGCCTTGATGAAGTATACAACGAGTATGCAATGGACGGTGCTGACTTTGATGCACTTGCGAAAGAGCAAGGCGAATTAGAAGCTATCATCCAAGCGCACGATGGTCACAATATCGACAACGTGTTAGAGCGTGCTGCTGATGCATTACGCCTACCACCTTGGGATGCAAAAATTGAACACCTTTCGGGTGGTGAGCGTCGCCGTGTTGCGATCTGTCGTTTATTACTTGAAAAACCAGATATGCTTATTCTTGACGAACCAACCAACCACTTAGACGCTGAGTCAGTTGCTTGGTTAGAGCGCTTCTTACACGACTACGAAGGTACCGTGGTTGCTGTAACCCACGACCGTTACTTCTTAGATAACGTAGCAGGTTGGATATTAGAGCTTGACCGTGGTGAAGGTATTCCTTGGGAAGGTAACTACTCATCGTGGCTTGAACAAAAAGATTTACGTTTACAACAAGAACAGAAATCTGAAAAAGCACGTCAAAAATCAATCGCGCAAGAACTTGAATGGGTTCGTTCAAACCCGAAAGGCCGTCAAGCTAAGTCTAAAGCACGTATGGCACAGTTCTCTGAGCTTCAGCAAAACGATTACCAAAAGCGTAACGAAACGAATGAGCTATTCATTCCACCGGGTCCACGCTTAGGTGACCAAGTTATCGAAGTAAAAGGCCTGAAGAAAAGCTTTGGCGACCGCGTACTAATCGATGACTTAAACTTTGCAATGCCGAAAGGCGCTATCGTAGGTATTATCGGTGCCAATGGTGCGGGTAAATCAACGCTATTCAAAATGCTAAGCGGTGAAGAAACGCCTGATAGCGGTGAGATCCTTGTTGGTGACACTGTTGAGCTTGCAACGGTTGATCAGTTCCGTGGCGACATGGACGAAAGCAACACGGTTTTCCAAGAAATCTCTAACGGCCAAGACGTATTAAAAATTGGTAACTTTGAATTCCCAAGCCGTGCCTATGTTGGCCGCTTTAACTTCAAAGGTAACGACCAACAAAAATTTGTTAAAGACCTATCAGGTGGTGAGCGCAACCGTTTACACCTAGCTAAGCTATTAAAAGCAGGTGGTAACGTATTACTACTGGATGAGCCAACCAATGATCTAGACGTTGAAACACTACGTGCACTTGAGAACGCTATTTTAGAGTTCCCTGGCTGTGTAATGTGTATCTCGCATGACCGTTGGTTCCTTGACCGTATTGCTACACATATTCTTGATTACCGTGATGAAGGCCAAATTAACTTCTTCGATGGTAACTACACAGAATACGAAGAGTGGTTGAAGAAAACCTTAGGCGCAGAAGCGGCACAACCTAAGCGTATTAAATACAAAAAAATTGGCTAA
- a CDS encoding PilZ domain-containing protein, with amino-acid sequence MNERREFSRVLFSCPAILRIKDNDYHCQLLDLSLQGALITKSDSFLVPIHSKADLIFTLPESTIEIKMQVELCHVEHQHAGLRCEHIDIDSITHLKRLIELNLGDEALLHRELAHLIHAPE; translated from the coding sequence ATGAATGAACGCAGAGAGTTTTCGCGGGTATTATTTTCTTGCCCTGCGATCCTTCGTATCAAAGATAACGACTATCACTGTCAGTTACTTGATTTATCTTTGCAAGGTGCACTCATTACTAAAAGTGATTCATTTTTAGTGCCTATTCATAGTAAAGCTGACTTAATCTTTACCCTGCCAGAGTCAACTATCGAGATTAAAATGCAAGTGGAGCTGTGCCATGTTGAGCATCAGCATGCAGGCCTTCGCTGCGAACATATCGATATTGATAGTATTACTCACTTAAAACGATTGATTGAGCTAAATCTGGGTGATGAGGCATTATTACATCGCGAGTTAGCTCATTTAATTCACGCGCCAGAGTAA
- the metH gene encoding methionine synthase — MTDQIAVFTNVGERTNVTGSAKFKRLIMEEDYETALDVAREQVENGAQVIDINMDEAMLDSKAAMVKFLNLIASEPDISKVPIMVDSSKWDVIEAGLKCIQGKAIVNSISLKEGEEPFIRQAKIIKRFGAAAVVMAFDETGQAETADRKFDICQRSYNILVDDIGFPPEDIIFDPNIFAVATGIEEHDNYAVEFIEGTRRIKQGLPHCKVSGGVSNVSFSFRGNNPVREAIHSVFLYHAIKAGMDMGIVNAGQLAVYDDIPEELRKAVEDVILNTDPGAGERLVELAPKYSGMAQAEKVEDLEWRTWPVEKRLEHALVKGITEYIDEDTEECRKSKAKPIEVIEGPLMDGMNVVGDLFGAGKMFLPQVVKSARVMKRAVAYLDPFIEAEKEEGATNGKVVMATVKGDVHDIGKNIVGVVLQCNNYEVIDLGVMVPAEKILQTAINEKADIIGLSGLITPSLDEMVHVAKEMTRRGFELPLLIGGATTSKAHTAVKIEPQYDKGVVYVNNASRAVGVVSNLLSKELKPAFLEKTKAEYEKVREQQARKKPRSKPVTLQRARDNAVKLDWDNYTPPVPKKLGVTEFKDVSIATLRQYIDWTPYFMTWSIAGKYPRILEDEIVGEQAKSLFADANAMLDELEQSGALQPLGVIGLFPANRVGDDIEIYTDESRTTLLTTSCHLRQQTEKTDFANYCLADYIAPKGTPDYFGAFAVTGGLEEDDLADAFDAQQDDYNKIMVKAVADRLAEAFAEYLHEQVRKEYWGYAVDENLSNDELIRENYQGIRPAPGYPACPEHTEKKKIWQLLDTEQRIGMKLTSSYAMWPGAAVSGWYFSHPEAKYYAVAQIQKDQVEDYAKRTNMTLAEAERWLSPNLGYEPE, encoded by the coding sequence ATGACTGACCAAATTGCTGTATTTACTAACGTCGGTGAGCGTACCAATGTAACAGGCTCGGCTAAGTTTAAGCGCTTGATCATGGAAGAAGATTACGAGACCGCTCTCGACGTTGCCCGTGAACAAGTAGAAAATGGCGCGCAAGTGATTGATATCAATATGGATGAAGCCATGTTGGATTCGAAAGCGGCGATGGTAAAGTTTTTAAACTTAATTGCCTCAGAGCCTGATATCTCAAAAGTACCTATCATGGTCGACTCATCTAAATGGGACGTGATTGAAGCTGGCTTAAAGTGTATTCAAGGTAAGGCCATTGTTAACTCAATTTCACTTAAAGAAGGTGAAGAGCCGTTTATACGCCAAGCTAAAATAATCAAACGCTTTGGTGCTGCTGCGGTGGTTATGGCGTTTGATGAAACCGGGCAAGCAGAAACTGCTGATCGTAAGTTCGATATCTGTCAGCGTAGCTACAATATACTTGTTGATGATATTGGCTTTCCACCAGAAGACATTATTTTTGACCCGAACATTTTTGCCGTCGCAACGGGCATTGAAGAACACGATAACTACGCGGTTGAATTTATTGAAGGTACGCGCCGAATTAAGCAAGGCTTACCGCACTGTAAAGTGTCGGGTGGTGTATCGAATGTGTCGTTCTCGTTCCGTGGTAACAACCCAGTACGTGAAGCTATTCACTCAGTGTTTTTATACCACGCGATTAAAGCAGGTATGGACATGGGCATTGTAAACGCGGGCCAATTAGCGGTTTACGACGATATCCCCGAAGAGCTGCGTAAAGCTGTAGAAGATGTGATCCTCAATACCGACCCAGGTGCCGGTGAGCGACTTGTTGAACTTGCACCCAAATACTCTGGTATGGCGCAAGCAGAGAAAGTTGAAGATTTAGAATGGCGTACCTGGCCTGTTGAAAAGCGCCTTGAACATGCACTAGTAAAAGGTATTACCGAATACATCGATGAAGATACCGAAGAGTGCCGCAAGAGCAAAGCTAAGCCTATCGAAGTGATCGAAGGCCCGCTTATGGATGGCATGAATGTAGTAGGTGACTTATTCGGTGCGGGTAAAATGTTCTTACCTCAGGTTGTTAAGTCAGCTCGTGTAATGAAGCGCGCCGTTGCCTATCTTGACCCTTTCATTGAAGCTGAAAAAGAAGAGGGCGCAACTAACGGTAAAGTGGTTATGGCAACCGTTAAGGGCGACGTACACGACATTGGTAAGAACATTGTAGGCGTTGTACTGCAATGTAATAACTACGAGGTTATTGACCTTGGAGTGATGGTGCCGGCAGAGAAAATCTTGCAAACCGCCATAAACGAGAAAGCTGACATTATAGGTTTATCAGGACTGATTACCCCATCACTTGATGAAATGGTGCATGTTGCGAAAGAAATGACTCGTCGTGGTTTTGAATTACCGCTACTGATTGGTGGTGCAACAACTTCTAAAGCGCATACCGCGGTTAAAATTGAGCCTCAGTATGATAAAGGTGTGGTCTACGTAAATAATGCCAGCCGCGCTGTGGGTGTGGTTTCTAATTTATTGTCGAAAGAGTTAAAGCCGGCATTTTTAGAGAAAACCAAGGCTGAGTATGAAAAAGTACGTGAACAACAAGCGCGTAAAAAACCTCGCTCAAAACCCGTTACTTTACAGCGTGCTCGCGACAATGCAGTAAAACTTGATTGGGACAACTACACGCCACCAGTACCGAAAAAGCTGGGTGTGACTGAGTTTAAAGATGTTTCGATTGCGACGTTAAGACAGTACATCGACTGGACACCTTATTTCATGACGTGGTCAATCGCTGGTAAGTACCCACGTATTCTTGAAGATGAAATTGTTGGTGAACAGGCTAAAAGCTTATTCGCTGATGCTAATGCAATGCTTGATGAGCTTGAGCAATCAGGTGCGCTACAACCTTTAGGTGTCATTGGTTTATTCCCTGCAAACCGAGTAGGGGATGACATTGAGATTTACACCGATGAGTCGCGTACAACGCTTTTAACTACATCGTGTCATTTACGTCAGCAAACAGAAAAAACTGACTTTGCTAACTACTGTTTAGCTGATTATATTGCGCCAAAAGGCACCCCTGATTACTTTGGTGCTTTTGCGGTTACCGGAGGTCTTGAAGAAGATGACCTTGCCGATGCCTTTGATGCCCAGCAAGATGATTACAACAAGATTATGGTTAAAGCCGTAGCAGACCGTTTGGCTGAGGCATTTGCGGAGTACTTGCATGAGCAAGTGCGTAAAGAGTATTGGGGCTATGCGGTAGATGAAAATCTATCGAACGATGAACTTATTCGTGAAAACTACCAAGGTATTCGCCCAGCGCCAGGTTATCCTGCTTGTCCTGAACATACAGAGAAGAAGAAAATCTGGCAGTTACTTGATACCGAACAGCGTATCGGCATGAAGCTAACAAGTTCATACGCAATGTGGCCGGGTGCGGCGGTTTCTGGTTGGTATTTCTCTCACCCTGAAGCTAAGTACTACGCAGTGGCGCAAATTCAAAAAGATCAGGTTGAAGATTACGCTAAGCGTACCAACATGACTCTTGCAGAAGCTGAGCGTTGGTTATCGCCTAATTTGGGCTATGAGCCAGAATAA